In one window of Amblyraja radiata isolate CabotCenter1 chromosome 29, sAmbRad1.1.pri, whole genome shotgun sequence DNA:
- the LOC116989412 gene encoding N-acetyllactosaminide beta-1,3-N-acetylglucosaminyltransferase 3-like: protein MKRSQRVLEKVVLCVLITLGLVFVFWNDGPLQKTDDVVTDAIHHKDLPKLVVEAIKFEVEPKCRENKTFLDQPAFNQQPQHIKNFLQYKHCREFGMIQNVPNKCWGREGSRNVFLLLVIKSDPFNQDRRDMVRKTWGKEREFQGVHIRRVFVSGVSPDQKERKKLTWLLATENREHGDILQWDFLDTFFNLTLKQYKLLQWIDEFCPSARFIFNGDDDVFANTDNMVDYLLGMNSHQHLYVGHLIHGVGPIREKRSKYYVPEVVTSSNSYPPYIGGGGILMSVYTANIIYRTAKNLELFPIDDVFLGMCLAKAGLAPSSHLGFRTAGIRVPSIQDDSFNPCYYRELLLVHRFRPYELLLMWDAVHNASLRCAYSPQRNALEARNLRRW, encoded by the coding sequence ATGAAAAGGTCTCAACGAGTCCTTGAAAAGGTTGTGCTGTGTGTCTTGATAACTCTGGGATTGGTCTTTGTGTTTTGGAATGATGGCCCATTGCAAAAGACTGATGACGTTGTCACAGATGCTATCCATCACAAAGATTTACCAAAGCTTGTTGTTGAAGCAATTAAATTTGAGGTTGAGCCCAAGTGCCGAGAAAACAAGACATTCCTGGACCAACCCGCATTTAACCAACAGCCCCAGCACATAAAAAACTTCTTGCAGTATAAACACTGCCGAGAATTTGGTATGATTCAGAATGTCCCAAACAAGTGTTGGGGTCGAGAAGGCTCTCGCAATGTCTTCTTGCTTCTGGTGATCAAGTCTGACCCATTCAACCAGGACCGACGCGATATGGTAAGAAAGACCTGGGGGAAGGAACGTGAATTCCAAGGGGTCCATATACGGAGGGTCTTTGTCTCTGGTGTGTCTCCTGACCAGAAGGAAAGGAAGAAGTTGACTTGGCTGTTAGCAACTGAGAATAGAGAGCATGGAGACATCCTGCAATGGGATTTCCTGGATACCTTCTTCAACCTGACGCTCAAGCAGTACAAGTTGCTGCAGTGGATCGATGAATTTTGCCCCAGTGCTCGGTTCATCTTCAATGGAGATGATGATGTCTTTGCTAACACTGACAACATGGTTGATTACTTGCTGGGGATGAATTCTCACCAGCACCTGTATGTGGGGCATCTCATTCATGGGGTTGGGCCCATCCGAGAGAAGAGGAGCAAATATTATGTGCCAGAGGTGGTGACCTCCAGCAACTCGTACCCACCGTACATTGGCGGAGGGGGCATACTTATGTCTGTTTACACAGCTAATATTATCTATCGCACTGCCAAAAACCTCGAACTATTCCCCATTGATGATGTTTTCCTGGGGATGTGCCTGGCTAAGGCTGGGCTGGCCCCAAGCTCGCACCTGGGCTTCAGAACGGCTGGAATCAGGGTTCCATCCATTCAGGATGACTCGTTCAATCCTTGCTACTATCGTGAGTTGCTGCTGGTGCACCGTTTTCGGCCATATGAACTGCTGTTGATGTGGGATGCAGTGCACAATGCTAGTCTGAGGTGTGCTTACTCTCCGCAGAGAAATGCATTGGAGGCAAGGAACCTCAGGAGATGGTAA